From a region of the Coprococcus comes ATCC 27758 genome:
- a CDS encoding polysaccharide pyruvyl transferase family protein, whose product MIRIGIVSYNIYCNFTNYGSALQSWALYQSIKRISPDLYQPVLVDYCPDSLSDKDPLNPFSNMWDQDPESRKMCELSLPAIRINYQKFDHFYHTYFGLTSQKYTSENFNSIAHFDDINHFVCGSDTIFCINEFNGFDDGYFANYDVMKGNSVSYAASFGDAHFDTDSYQILNNRLQNFLAIGLRENKFIPYLKEHINSNGIQVFRTIDPTLLLTTEDYDTIAASRIITEKYLLLYARRYNKEMEAFAEKIARDNGWTIVEISLRSTNSAKGHKMFYEAGVEEFLSLVKYSEYVITNSFHGLIFAVQYRKQLAVFSRESGDNKIAEVLELFDLKECLLPKAPSVIPQIHDYDAVHARINTARETSLDFLTKELNLLNGDH is encoded by the coding sequence ATGATTCGAATAGGTATAGTCAGTTATAATATATATTGCAATTTTACAAACTATGGATCTGCTCTACAATCCTGGGCACTTTACCAATCTATAAAGCGTATTTCTCCGGATTTGTATCAACCAGTTTTAGTTGACTATTGCCCGGATTCTCTCTCTGACAAAGATCCTTTAAATCCTTTTTCCAATATGTGGGATCAGGACCCAGAATCCAGAAAAATGTGTGAATTGTCTCTTCCTGCCATTCGTATTAATTATCAGAAATTTGATCATTTTTATCACACATACTTTGGTTTAACTTCTCAAAAATATACTTCAGAAAACTTTAATTCTATTGCCCATTTTGATGATATTAACCATTTTGTATGTGGCAGTGATACCATTTTCTGTATTAATGAATTCAACGGATTTGATGATGGTTATTTTGCCAACTACGATGTAATGAAAGGAAATTCTGTATCTTATGCTGCAAGTTTTGGTGATGCCCATTTTGACACAGATAGCTACCAGATATTAAATAACCGGCTTCAAAACTTTTTAGCAATTGGTTTACGGGAAAATAAATTTATACCTTATCTAAAAGAACATATTAATTCTAATGGAATTCAAGTTTTTAGAACAATCGATCCAACTCTTTTGCTAACCACTGAAGATTATGATACCATAGCCGCATCTCGTATTATAACTGAGAAATATTTATTATTATATGCACGACGATACAACAAAGAAATGGAAGCTTTTGCAGAAAAAATAGCCCGTGATAACGGATGGACAATTGTTGAAATCAGCTTACGCAGTACAAACTCAGCCAAAGGACATAAAATGTTTTATGAAGCAGGTGTGGAAGAATTTCTTTCTCTGGTAAAATATTCAGAATACGTTATAACGAACTCTTTCCATGGTTTGATTTTTGCTGTACAATACCGAAAACAACTGGCAGTATTTTCCAGAGAATCCGGTGACAATAAAATTGCCGAAGTTCTGGAGTTATTTGATTTAAAAGAATGCCTTCTCCCAAAAGCACCTTCAGTAATTCCACAAATCCACGATTACGATGCTGTGCATGCACGTATAAATACTGCAAGAGAAACTTCTCTGGACTTTCTCACGAAAGAACTTAATTTATTGAATGGAGATCATTAA